In Choloepus didactylus isolate mChoDid1 chromosome 18, mChoDid1.pri, whole genome shotgun sequence, a single genomic region encodes these proteins:
- the SLC16A13 gene encoding monocarboxylate transporter 13 isoform X3, which produces MAHKAEPPDGGWGWMVVLSAFFQSALVFGVLRSFGIFFVEFVAAFEEQAARVSWIASIGIAVQQFGSPVGSALSTKFGPRPVVMTGGILAALGMLFAAFATSLTQLYLSIGLLSGSGWALTFTPTLACLSRYFSRRRSLATGLALTVALTLINTGYFIPYVHLVAHLQDLHWDPLPAAFLLSVAAISDLVGRVASGWLGDAVPGPVARLLMLWTTLTGLSLILFPMAQAPRALVALAVAYGFTSGALTPVAFSVLPELVGTGRIYCGLGLVQMVESIGGLLGAPLSGYLRDVTGSYMASFVVAGAFLLAGSGVLITLPHFFSCFSPPTSEPQDLVTEALNTKVPLPKEGLGEDCSTSPAPSWSPQNHSALSILICFSPGRPGASVMCVPTFVLLWRIHLFSLAPTNLF; this is translated from the exons ATGGCGCACAAGGCCGAGCCCCCCGAcgggggctgggggtggatgGTGGTGCTCTCAGCCTTCTTCCAGTCGGCGCTGGTGTTTGGGGTGCTCCGCTCCTTCGGCATCTTCTTCGTGGAGTTTGTGGCGGCGTTTGAGGAGCAGGCAGCGCGCGTCTCCTGGATCGCCTCCATAGGCATCGCGGTGCAGCAGTTTGGAA GCCCAGTGGGCAGTGCCCTGAGCACGAAGTTCGGGCCCAGGCCCGTGGTGATGACAGGGGGCATCTTAGCTGCGCTGGGGATGCTGTTTGCCGCCTTCGCTACCTCCCTGACCCAGCTGTACCTGAGTATTGGGCTGCTCTCAG GCTCCGGCTGGGCCTTGACCTTCACCCCGACCCTGGCCTGCCTGTCCCGTTACTTCTCTCGCCGTCGATCCCTGGCCACAGGGTTGGCACTGACGG TCGCCCTCACCCTGATCAACACTGGCTACTTCATCCCCTATGTTCACCTGGTGGCCCACCTCCAGGACCTGCATTGGGACCCCCTGCCTGCTGCCTTCCTACTCTCGGTGGCTGCTATTTCTGACCTCGTGGGGCGCGTGGCCTCTGGGTGGCTGGGGGATGCAGTGCCAGGGCCTGTGGCACGACTCCTGATGCTCTGGACCACCCTGACGGGGCTGTCACTGATCCTGTTCCCCATGGCTCAGGCTCCCAGAGCTCTGGTTGCTCTGGCTGTGGCCTACGGCTTCACATCGGGAGCCCTGACCCCAGTGGCTTTTTCCGTGCTGCCTGAACTGGTGGGGACTGGAAGGATATACTGCGGCCTAGGACTGGTGCAGATGGTAGAGAGCATCGGAGGGCTGCTGggggctcctctgtcag GTTACCTCCGGGATGTGACAGGAAGCTACATGGCTTCTTTTGTGGTGGCTGGGGCTTTCCTCCTTGCAGGGAGCGGAGTTCTCATCACCCTGCCCCACTTCTTCTCCTGCTTCTCACCTCCTACCTCCGAGCCTCAGGACCTTGTCACAGAGGCACTGAATACAAAAGTCCCATTGCCCaaggaggggctgggagagga CTGCTCCACATCTCCTGCCCCATCGTGGTCCCCACAGAACCACAGTGCCTTAAGCATCTTGATCTGTTTCTCCCCAGGCAGGCCTGGGGCTTCTGTAATGTGTGTGCCAACCTTTGTTCTTTTGTGGAGGATTCATCTCTTCTCTCTTGCTCCCACCAACCTTTTCTGA
- the SLC16A13 gene encoding monocarboxylate transporter 13 isoform X1: MAHKAEPPDGGWGWMVVLSAFFQSALVFGVLRSFGIFFVEFVAAFEEQAARVSWIASIGIAVQQFGSPVGSALSTKFGPRPVVMTGGILAALGMLFAAFATSLTQLYLSIGLLSGSGWALTFTPTLACLSRYFSRRRSLATGLALTGVGLSSFAFAPFFQWLLGHYAWRGALLLVSALSLHLVACGALLRPLSLAEDPAMGGPWAQITSLLHHGPFLRYTVALTLINTGYFIPYVHLVAHLQDLHWDPLPAAFLLSVAAISDLVGRVASGWLGDAVPGPVARLLMLWTTLTGLSLILFPMAQAPRALVALAVAYGFTSGALTPVAFSVLPELVGTGRIYCGLGLVQMVESIGGLLGAPLSGYLRDVTGSYMASFVVAGAFLLAGSGVLITLPHFFSCFSPPTSEPQDLVTEALNTKVPLPKEGLGEDCSTSPAPSWSPQNHSALSILICFSPGRPGASVMCVPTFVLLWRIHLFSLAPTNLF; encoded by the exons ATGGCGCACAAGGCCGAGCCCCCCGAcgggggctgggggtggatgGTGGTGCTCTCAGCCTTCTTCCAGTCGGCGCTGGTGTTTGGGGTGCTCCGCTCCTTCGGCATCTTCTTCGTGGAGTTTGTGGCGGCGTTTGAGGAGCAGGCAGCGCGCGTCTCCTGGATCGCCTCCATAGGCATCGCGGTGCAGCAGTTTGGAA GCCCAGTGGGCAGTGCCCTGAGCACGAAGTTCGGGCCCAGGCCCGTGGTGATGACAGGGGGCATCTTAGCTGCGCTGGGGATGCTGTTTGCCGCCTTCGCTACCTCCCTGACCCAGCTGTACCTGAGTATTGGGCTGCTCTCAG GCTCCGGCTGGGCCTTGACCTTCACCCCGACCCTGGCCTGCCTGTCCCGTTACTTCTCTCGCCGTCGATCCCTGGCCACAGGGTTGGCACTGACGGGTGTGGGCCTCTCCTCCTTTGCCTTTGCCCCCTTCTTCCAGTGGCTGCTCGGCCACTATGCCTGGCGGGGGGCCCTACTGCTGGTGTCTGCCCTCTCCCTCCACCTTGTGGCCTGTGGTGCCCTCCTTCGCCCGCTCTCCCTGGCTGAGGATCCTGCCATGGGTGGCCCTTGGGCCCAAATCACTTCCCTCCTCcatcatggccccttcctccgtTACACAGTCGCCCTCACCCTGATCAACACTGGCTACTTCATCCCCTATGTTCACCTGGTGGCCCACCTCCAGGACCTGCATTGGGACCCCCTGCCTGCTGCCTTCCTACTCTCGGTGGCTGCTATTTCTGACCTCGTGGGGCGCGTGGCCTCTGGGTGGCTGGGGGATGCAGTGCCAGGGCCTGTGGCACGACTCCTGATGCTCTGGACCACCCTGACGGGGCTGTCACTGATCCTGTTCCCCATGGCTCAGGCTCCCAGAGCTCTGGTTGCTCTGGCTGTGGCCTACGGCTTCACATCGGGAGCCCTGACCCCAGTGGCTTTTTCCGTGCTGCCTGAACTGGTGGGGACTGGAAGGATATACTGCGGCCTAGGACTGGTGCAGATGGTAGAGAGCATCGGAGGGCTGCTGggggctcctctgtcag GTTACCTCCGGGATGTGACAGGAAGCTACATGGCTTCTTTTGTGGTGGCTGGGGCTTTCCTCCTTGCAGGGAGCGGAGTTCTCATCACCCTGCCCCACTTCTTCTCCTGCTTCTCACCTCCTACCTCCGAGCCTCAGGACCTTGTCACAGAGGCACTGAATACAAAAGTCCCATTGCCCaaggaggggctgggagagga CTGCTCCACATCTCCTGCCCCATCGTGGTCCCCACAGAACCACAGTGCCTTAAGCATCTTGATCTGTTTCTCCCCAGGCAGGCCTGGGGCTTCTGTAATGTGTGTGCCAACCTTTGTTCTTTTGTGGAGGATTCATCTCTTCTCTCTTGCTCCCACCAACCTTTTCTGA
- the SLC16A11 gene encoding monocarboxylate transporter 11, translating to MTPKLAGPPDGGWGWVVAASAFAVNGLSYGLLRSLGLALPDLAEHFDRNAQETAWVSALALAVQQAASPVGSALSTRWGARPVVMVGGVLTSLGFVFSAFARSLLHLYLGLGLLAGSGWALVFAPALGTLSRYFSRRRVLAVGLALTGNGAASLLLAPALQFLLDTFGWRGALLLLGAVTLHLTPCGALLRPLALPGDPPASPRGPLAALGLGLFTRRAFSVFALGTALVGGGYFVPYVHLAPHALDRGLGGYGAALVVAVAAVGDAGARLLCGWLADQGWVPLPRLLVVFGSLTGLGLLAVGLVPAVGSEEAWGGPLLAAAVAYGLSAGSYAPLVFGVLPGLVGIGGVVQATGLVMMLMSLGGLLGPPLSGFLRDETGDFTASFLVCSSFILSGSFIYMGLPGALPPCGPASPPSTPPPEKGELLPVPQVALLSPGGPGPTLDTTC from the exons ATGACCCCCAAGCTGGCCGGGCCCCCGGacgggggctggggctgggtggtGGCGGCCTCCGCCTTCGCAGTGAACGGGCTCTCCTACGGGCTCTTACGCTCCCTGGGCCTCGCGCTCCCTGACCTCGCCGAGCACTTTGACCGAAACGCTCAGGAAACTGCGTGGGTCAGCGCCCTGGCCCTGGCCGTGCAGCAGGCAGCCA GCCCGGTGGGCAGCGCCCTGAGCACCCGCTGGGGGGCGCGCCCCGTGGTCATGGTTGGGGGCGTCCTCACCTCGCTCGGCTTCGTCTTTTCGGCTTTTGCCCGCAGCCTGCTGCACCTCTACCTCGGCCTGGGCCTCCTCGCTG GGTCCGGCTGGGCCCTGGTGTTCGCCCCTGCGCTCGGGACCCTCTCCCGTTACTTCTCCCGCCGTCGAGTCTTGGCCGTGGGGCTGGCGCTCACCGGCAACGGGGCTGCCTCGTTGCTCTTGGCGCCCGCCTTGCAGTTCCTCCTCGATACTTTCGGCTGGCGGGGCGCCCTGCTCCTCCTCGGCGCCGTCACCCTCCACCTCACCCCCTGTGGAGCCCTGCTGCGACCCCTGGCCCTCCCCGGCGACCCCCCGGCTTCGCCCCGCGGGCCCCTCGCTGCCCTCGGCCTGGGTCTCTTCACTCGCCGGGCCTTCTCGGTCTTCGCTCTGGGAACCGCCCTGGTGGGGGGCGGGTACTTCGTGCCTTACGTACACTTGGCCCCCCACGCTTTAGATCGCGGCCTGGGGGGTTACGGGGCAGCGCTTGTGGTGGCGGTGGCTGCGGTGGGGGACGCGGGCGCCCGGCTGCTCTGCGGGTGGCTGGCGGATCAGGGCTGGGTGCCCCTGCCCCGGCTGCTGGTGGTGTTCGGGTCTCTGACCGGGCTGGGGCTGCTGGCGGTGGGACTGGTGCCGGCGGTGGGGAGCGAGGAGGCCTGGGGGGGTCCCCTGCTGGCCGCTGCCGTGGCTTATGGGCTGAGTGCCGGAAGTTACGCTCCGTTGGTTTTCGGGGTGCTCCCGGGCCTAGTGGGCATCGGAGGTGTCGTGCAGGCCACGGGGCTGGTGATGATGCTGATGAGCCTCGGGGGGCTCCTGGGGCCTCCCCTGTCAG GCTTCCTCCGGGATGAGACGGGAGACTTCACAGCTTCCTTCCTGGTGTGCAGCTCCTTCATCCTCTCCGGCAGCTTCATCTACATGGGGCTCCCCGGGGCGCTGCCCCCCTGCGGTCCAGCCtcacctccctccacccctcctcCTGAAAAGGGGGAGCTGCTCCCAGTTCCTCAGGTGGCCCTGCTCTCCCCAGGAGGCCCTGGCCCCACTCTGGACACCACTTGTTGA
- the SLC16A13 gene encoding monocarboxylate transporter 13 isoform X2: MAHKAEPPDGGWGWMVVLSAFFQSALVFGVLRSFGIFFVEFVAAFEEQAARVSWIASIGIAVQQFGSPVGSALSTKFGPRPVVMTGGILAALGMLFAAFATSLTQLYLSIGLLSGSGWALTFTPTLACLSRYFSRRRSLATGLALTGVGLSSFAFAPFFQWLLGHYAWRGALLLVSALSLHLVACGALLRPLSLAEDPAMGGPWAQITSLLHHGPFLRYTVALTLINTGYFIPYVHLVAHLQDLHWDPLPAAFLLSVAAISDLVGRVASGWLGDAVPGPVARLLMLWTTLTGLSLILFPMAQAPRALVALAVAYGFTSGALTPVAFSVLPELVGTGRIYCGLGLVQMVESIGGLLGAPLSGYLRDVTGSYMASFVVAGAFLLAGSGVLITLPHFFSCFSPPTSEPQDLVTEALNTKVPLPKEGLGED; the protein is encoded by the exons ATGGCGCACAAGGCCGAGCCCCCCGAcgggggctgggggtggatgGTGGTGCTCTCAGCCTTCTTCCAGTCGGCGCTGGTGTTTGGGGTGCTCCGCTCCTTCGGCATCTTCTTCGTGGAGTTTGTGGCGGCGTTTGAGGAGCAGGCAGCGCGCGTCTCCTGGATCGCCTCCATAGGCATCGCGGTGCAGCAGTTTGGAA GCCCAGTGGGCAGTGCCCTGAGCACGAAGTTCGGGCCCAGGCCCGTGGTGATGACAGGGGGCATCTTAGCTGCGCTGGGGATGCTGTTTGCCGCCTTCGCTACCTCCCTGACCCAGCTGTACCTGAGTATTGGGCTGCTCTCAG GCTCCGGCTGGGCCTTGACCTTCACCCCGACCCTGGCCTGCCTGTCCCGTTACTTCTCTCGCCGTCGATCCCTGGCCACAGGGTTGGCACTGACGGGTGTGGGCCTCTCCTCCTTTGCCTTTGCCCCCTTCTTCCAGTGGCTGCTCGGCCACTATGCCTGGCGGGGGGCCCTACTGCTGGTGTCTGCCCTCTCCCTCCACCTTGTGGCCTGTGGTGCCCTCCTTCGCCCGCTCTCCCTGGCTGAGGATCCTGCCATGGGTGGCCCTTGGGCCCAAATCACTTCCCTCCTCcatcatggccccttcctccgtTACACAGTCGCCCTCACCCTGATCAACACTGGCTACTTCATCCCCTATGTTCACCTGGTGGCCCACCTCCAGGACCTGCATTGGGACCCCCTGCCTGCTGCCTTCCTACTCTCGGTGGCTGCTATTTCTGACCTCGTGGGGCGCGTGGCCTCTGGGTGGCTGGGGGATGCAGTGCCAGGGCCTGTGGCACGACTCCTGATGCTCTGGACCACCCTGACGGGGCTGTCACTGATCCTGTTCCCCATGGCTCAGGCTCCCAGAGCTCTGGTTGCTCTGGCTGTGGCCTACGGCTTCACATCGGGAGCCCTGACCCCAGTGGCTTTTTCCGTGCTGCCTGAACTGGTGGGGACTGGAAGGATATACTGCGGCCTAGGACTGGTGCAGATGGTAGAGAGCATCGGAGGGCTGCTGggggctcctctgtcag GTTACCTCCGGGATGTGACAGGAAGCTACATGGCTTCTTTTGTGGTGGCTGGGGCTTTCCTCCTTGCAGGGAGCGGAGTTCTCATCACCCTGCCCCACTTCTTCTCCTGCTTCTCACCTCCTACCTCCGAGCCTCAGGACCTTGTCACAGAGGCACTGAATACAAAAGTCCCATTGCCCaaggaggggctgggagaggacTGA